From Nguyenibacter vanlangensis, one genomic window encodes:
- a CDS encoding carbohydrate ABC transporter permease, with product MPARHARVKRAAIGALAWAVALWVFFPILWMGLTGFKSEADAISTPPQLIFHPTLASYREVFAQENYWHFAANSIAISVLATIVVLLLAIPAAYAMAFHPGPRTRGTLLWMLSTRMLPSVGVLVPIYLLARNTGLLDTRTGLVVIYVLTNLPIMVWMLYTFFREVPVPILEAGRMDGATRWQEITQVLLPLALPGIASTGLLSMILCWNEAFWSLNLTSSSAAPLPTFIASFSSPEGLFFGKLSAASTLAVAPILVFGWLSQKQLVRGLTFGAVK from the coding sequence ATGCCTGCCCGTCATGCGAGAGTGAAGCGCGCGGCCATCGGCGCCCTGGCCTGGGCCGTGGCGCTGTGGGTCTTCTTTCCCATCCTGTGGATGGGGCTGACCGGCTTCAAGAGCGAGGCCGATGCGATCTCGACCCCGCCGCAACTGATCTTCCACCCGACCCTGGCCAGCTATCGCGAGGTGTTCGCGCAGGAGAATTACTGGCATTTCGCGGCAAACAGCATCGCCATTTCCGTGCTGGCCACGATCGTGGTCCTGCTGCTGGCGATTCCGGCGGCCTATGCCATGGCCTTTCATCCCGGGCCGCGCACGCGCGGCACGCTGCTGTGGATGCTGTCCACCCGCATGCTGCCCTCGGTCGGCGTGCTGGTGCCGATCTATCTGCTGGCGCGCAATACGGGACTGCTGGATACCCGTACCGGGCTGGTGGTGATCTATGTGCTGACCAACCTGCCGATCATGGTCTGGATGCTGTACACCTTCTTCCGCGAGGTGCCGGTGCCGATCCTGGAGGCCGGGCGGATGGACGGCGCCACGCGCTGGCAGGAGATCACCCAGGTGCTGCTGCCGCTGGCCCTGCCGGGGATCGCCTCGACCGGCCTGCTGTCGATGATCCTGTGCTGGAACGAGGCGTTCTGGTCGCTGAATCTGACATCCTCGTCGGCGGCGCCGCTGCCGACCTTCATCGCGTCCTTCTCGTCGCCCGAGGGGCTGTTCTTCGGCAAATTGTCGGCGGCGTCGACG